The Toxorhynchites rutilus septentrionalis strain SRP chromosome 3, ASM2978413v1, whole genome shotgun sequence genome includes a region encoding these proteins:
- the LOC129779507 gene encoding uncharacterized protein LOC129779507, whose protein sequence is MEMLLIREDLCLVKTTTNAIDFWNALRDYHEKVTVTSRVSLLRKLCNLNLLEGGDMEAHLFEVEELFSRLENADLKLEQPIKIAMMLRSLPDSYGGLITALESRSDEDLTTELVKSKLLDEHERQRE, encoded by the exons ATGGAAATGCTCTTGATTCGCGAGGACCTTTG CCTAGTGAAAACTACGACTAACGCGATAGATTTTTGGAACGCGCTTCGTGATTATCATGAGAAAGTAACGGTTACTTCTCGAGTGAGTCTGCTGCGGAAGTTATGTAACCTGAACCTTCTGGAAGGTGGTGACATGGAGGCTCATCTGTTCGAGGTTGAGGAGTTGTTTAGTCGGCTGGAAAATGCTGATTTGAAGCTGGAGCAACCAATCAAAATTGCGATGATGCTTCGCAGTTTGCCCGATTCATACGGTGGGCTCATTACAGCGTTAGAGAGTCGCTCTGACGAAGATCTAACAACGGAGCTTGTCAAATCGAAACTCCTCGACGAACATGAGAGGCAAAGGGAATGA